One window of Neptuniibacter halophilus genomic DNA carries:
- the pyrH gene encoding UMP kinase has protein sequence MPSTEKQSKYKRILLKLSGEALMGDESFGIDSNVLNRMALEIGQLVGIGVQVGMVIGGGNLFRGAALNAAGLDRVTGDHMGMLATVMNALAMRDALERSNINTRVMSAIPMSGVVDHYDRRNAMRYLNQGDVVIFAAGTGNPFFTTDSAACLRGIEVEADVVLKATKVDGVYTADPVKDPTARRYRHLSYDEVLEQQLGVMDLTAICLTRDHSMPVRVFNMNKPGALANLVVGSDEGTLIDCSETVGEKYAE, from the coding sequence ATGCCGTCTACCGAAAAACAATCCAAATACAAACGTATACTGCTCAAATTAAGTGGTGAAGCCCTGATGGGTGATGAGAGCTTTGGTATCGATTCCAATGTGCTGAATCGTATGGCTCTCGAGATTGGTCAACTGGTGGGCATAGGCGTCCAGGTCGGTATGGTTATTGGTGGTGGTAACCTGTTCCGTGGTGCTGCATTGAATGCGGCGGGCCTCGACCGGGTAACCGGTGACCATATGGGAATGCTGGCTACGGTAATGAATGCGTTGGCCATGCGTGATGCGCTGGAACGCAGCAATATCAATACCCGCGTTATGTCGGCGATTCCGATGAGCGGTGTGGTAGACCATTATGACCGTCGAAATGCTATGCGTTACCTGAATCAGGGCGACGTAGTGATTTTTGCGGCGGGAACGGGTAACCCGTTCTTTACAACAGATTCCGCTGCCTGCCTGCGTGGTATTGAGGTTGAGGCGGATGTGGTGCTGAAAGCGACCAAAGTTGACGGCGTATATACCGCAGATCCGGTGAAGGATCCGACGGCCCGTCGCTACCGCCACCTGAGTTATGATGAAGTGCTGGAGCAACAGCTGGGTGTCATGGATCTGACTGCAATCTGTCTGACCCGTGATCATTCGATGCCGGTACGTGTTTTTAATATGAATAAGCCGGGTGCCCTGGCGAACCTCGTGGTAGGTTCGGATGAGGGAACCCTGATTGATTGCAGTGAGACGGTTGGAGAAAAATATGCTGAATGA
- the frr gene encoding ribosome recycling factor has translation MLNEITQDATERMQKSVEALVNNFKKIRTGRAHPSILEGIQVSYYGSDVPLSQVANISVEDGRTLSIVPWEKPMVPVIEKAIMTSDLGLNPATAGENIRVPMPPLTEETRKGYIKQARQEAEGARVAIRNIRRDANGDLKDLLKEKEITEDDQRRGEDQIQKITDKHVAEVDGLLEQKEKDLMEI, from the coding sequence ATGCTGAATGAAATCACTCAGGATGCTACCGAACGTATGCAGAAGAGCGTTGAAGCGCTGGTAAATAATTTCAAGAAAATCCGTACCGGACGTGCTCATCCGAGCATTCTGGAAGGGATTCAGGTTTCCTACTACGGTTCCGATGTGCCGTTGAGTCAGGTGGCTAATATCTCAGTGGAAGATGGGCGTACCCTGTCTATCGTGCCTTGGGAAAAGCCGATGGTTCCGGTCATTGAGAAGGCGATTATGACCTCTGATCTGGGTCTGAACCCGGCTACTGCGGGTGAGAATATTCGTGTGCCAATGCCGCCGCTGACCGAAGAAACCCGTAAAGGTTATATCAAGCAGGCGCGTCAGGAAGCTGAAGGGGCGCGTGTGGCAATCCGTAACATCCGTCGTGACGCGAATGGCGATCTGAAAGATCTGCTTAAAGAAAAAGAGATCACTGAAGATGATCAGCGTCGTGGTGAAGATCAGATTCAGAAAATCACAGATAAGCACGTTGCAGAGGTAGATGGCCTGCTGGAACAGAAAGAAAAAGATCTGATGGAAATTTGA